A genomic segment from Thermostichus lividus PCC 6715 encodes:
- the gatA gene encoding Asp-tRNA(Asn)/Glu-tRNA(Gln) amidotransferase subunit GatA, translating to MSVIQELHRQLVKKERSATEITQAYLERIQALEPTLHSFLTVTGDRALEQAAAVDRQIAAGETIGLLSGIPLAIKDNLCTYGVRTTCASKMLADFVPPYESTVTAKLHQAGAVMLGKTNLDEFAMGSSTENSAFGLTANPWNVECVPGGSSGGSAAAVAAGECAAALGSDTGGSIRQPASFCGVVGLKPTYGLVSRYGLVAYASSLDQIGPLAPTVTDAAILLGAIAGHDPRDATSLKVPVPDYTQALRPDLKGLRVGVIQETVSEGLQPEVKTAIEAALQTLKELGATLKELSCPRFAYGLPTYYIIAPSEASANLARYDGVNFGFRVEGAADLLEMYTQTRAQGFGAEVKRRIMIGTYALSAGYYDAYYLRAQKVRTLIKEDFANAFEQVDVLICPTSPTTAFKAGEKTADPLSMYLSDLMTIPINLAGLPGLSLPCGFDATGLPIGLQLIGNVLQEETLFRVAYAYEQATPWHQQQPSLGI from the coding sequence ATGTCAGTGATTCAGGAGCTTCATCGGCAATTGGTTAAAAAAGAACGCTCCGCCACTGAAATTACCCAAGCCTATCTGGAGCGGATTCAGGCATTGGAGCCAACTCTGCACAGTTTTTTGACGGTGACTGGCGATCGCGCTCTTGAGCAAGCAGCAGCCGTGGATCGGCAGATTGCTGCCGGTGAGACGATTGGTCTTTTGAGTGGTATTCCTTTGGCCATTAAGGACAACCTCTGCACCTACGGAGTTCGTACCACCTGTGCGTCAAAAATGCTGGCTGACTTTGTGCCGCCTTACGAATCGACGGTGACGGCAAAACTGCACCAAGCGGGAGCGGTTATGCTGGGCAAAACCAATCTGGATGAGTTTGCCATGGGGAGCTCCACGGAAAACTCTGCCTTTGGCTTGACCGCCAATCCGTGGAACGTTGAATGCGTCCCCGGTGGCTCCTCGGGAGGCTCCGCTGCTGCCGTGGCTGCTGGAGAATGTGCCGCAGCCTTGGGGTCGGATACCGGGGGATCCATTCGCCAGCCGGCATCCTTTTGTGGGGTCGTCGGTCTCAAGCCCACCTATGGGTTGGTGTCGCGCTACGGCTTGGTGGCCTACGCCTCCTCCTTGGATCAAATTGGGCCGTTGGCACCCACGGTTACCGATGCCGCGATTTTATTGGGGGCGATCGCTGGCCACGATCCTCGCGATGCCACCAGCTTAAAGGTACCGGTTCCAGACTATACCCAAGCGCTGCGGCCAGATCTCAAAGGACTGCGGGTTGGGGTGATTCAAGAAACCGTTAGCGAGGGGCTACAGCCAGAGGTGAAAACCGCCATTGAAGCGGCGCTGCAAACCCTCAAAGAATTAGGAGCCACCCTTAAGGAACTCTCCTGTCCCCGTTTTGCCTACGGCTTGCCCACCTATTACATCATTGCGCCGTCGGAAGCCTCCGCTAACCTAGCGCGCTACGATGGCGTTAACTTTGGCTTCCGGGTTGAGGGGGCAGCGGATTTGCTAGAGATGTACACCCAAACCCGTGCCCAAGGCTTTGGGGCAGAGGTGAAGCGGCGGATCATGATTGGCACCTACGCCCTCTCGGCAGGCTACTACGATGCGTACTACCTGCGCGCGCAAAAAGTCCGCACCCTGATCAAAGAGGATTTTGCCAACGCTTTTGAGCAGGTGGATGTGTTGATTTGCCCGACCTCACCTACCACCGCCTTCAAAGCAGGCGAGAAAACTGCTGACCCCCTGAGTATGTACCTGTCGGATTTGATGACCATTCCCATTAATCTCGCGGGACTGCCCGGCCTCAGCTTACCCTGTGGGTTTGATGCCACCGGTTTACCCATTGGCCTGCAACTCATTGGCAATGTCCTGCAGGAAGAAACCCTTTTCCGGGTTGCGTATGCTTACGAGCAAGCCACACCGTGGCACCAGCAGCAGCCCAGCTTAGGGATTTAG
- a CDS encoding MgPME-cyclase complex family protein, whose product MTTYYYVLASKKFLTEEEPLEEVFRERQRNYREQGKEIDFWLVPQPAFLEQPQFAEHKSRCPQPAAAIISTNQQFIQWLKLRLEYVLMGQFTSEEVPHPLASLAEV is encoded by the coding sequence ATGACCACCTACTACTACGTTCTTGCGAGTAAGAAATTTCTCACTGAAGAAGAACCCCTTGAGGAAGTCTTTCGCGAGCGGCAGCGCAACTACCGCGAGCAGGGCAAGGAAATTGACTTTTGGCTAGTGCCCCAGCCCGCCTTCTTGGAACAGCCCCAGTTTGCTGAGCACAAGAGCCGCTGTCCCCAGCCCGCCGCCGCCATTATTTCCACCAACCAGCAATTTATCCAGTGGTTGAAGCTGCGGTTGGAGTACGTTTTGATGGGGCAGTTCACCAGTGAAGAGGTGCCTCATCCTCTAGCCTCTTTGGCCGAGGTCTAG